The window AAGATCTATATTCAATCAACTGGAAGCTGTCCAAATTGGGAAAAGTCCTGATAATTGTGATATTGATAGAAGTCATTATATATTGACAATATCTATTTACCGCAAACTAATCTTTAGATCTTAATTGGCAAATATTATTTATGCCGGCAACAGAATATTTGTAATGCTGATAATCATCTGTTATAATTGTAATTGGATGGAGTATTCCAAAAACTAGTTAGTTATATCATTACCCCTGGAAAATGGAGAAATGAATGAAGATCAGAATATCGGCAATCTGTATATTCATGTTTTTTATTTCCGGTAATTTGTACGCTGAAAATTACGCGGGGGAATTTATGGCGCTCGGGGGAGGCGCTAGAGCCATGGCTATGGGCGGCGCGTTTACTTCTATAGCGGATGACGCAACTGCTCCTTACTGGAATGCTGCCGGCATACCGTATTTTTCAACTTTTACATCAAAATCTGAACGAAGTACGGAAAATACAGGGATAACACTTATGCATTCAGAAAGATTCGGGAATCTGCTGGATTATAATTATCTTTCCGCGGTGAGTTCAGTTGAGGATGGAAGATCGGGGTGGGGCATAACCTTTATTCATCTAGGAGTTCCGGATATAAGGGTGATACCGATGAATTCAGATATGATAGAAAATTCTGACGGGGATGATATATATGAACCCTGGGATGGTGAAGTTCTTAATTTTGATTACAGAGATTACCCTTTTGAGAGTGCGAATGATTACGCTCTGTTCTTTTCTTACGGTCAGAAAACAGACTTTGCTTCAGTTGGGGCCACGGTGAAGTTTATAAGGAATGATCAGGTAGCGGGTTATTCAAGCCTTGGTATTGGCGTGGATCTGGCATTGCTTAAGAAAGATATTTGGAGAGAATTAATTCTGGGAATGAAACTTCAGGACGCCACAGGTACTTTCATCAGCTGGAGTACGGGTAAAAAAGAATATATATATCCCGCGCTCAAAATCGGACTTGGTTACCCAATTCGCATTGAAAATATGAACAGCGTACTAATTCTCGCGGCTGATGGAGATTTCAGGTTTTCAAACAGAAGACAGGGGGCTCAATTCTGGCTGGGTAGAGCAAGCCTTGATTTTCACATCGGAGCCGAATTGTTCATCAGAGAACTTGTCGCTCTCAGGGGAGGATTAGACATGGGGAGGCCAACTGCCGGCGCGGGTTTTCTTCTTGAAGATTTCGGCAACTGGGGAGTATCATTAGGATTTGATTACGCTTTGCTGGTTCACGATGTTTTTGATACTACTCACAGAATGTCGATGTCAGTATCTTTCTGACAATCTTTTTTTACAGGCTTTTTTGCTTTATATACAGGGAGGCTGAGTGAAAGTAATTTCTTTTATTCTAGCCGGTGGTTCAGGAAAAGAACTCGGTGTTCTTACGAGACATAGGGCGAAAACGGCGATACCGTTTGGGGGAAGATACCGTTTAATAGATTTTTGTCTGAGTAATTGCGCGAATTCCGGGGTCAAGGATATCTTTGTTCTTGCTCAATACAACCCAAAATCATTAATCAATCATATCGGAATGGGAAAACCTTGGGATTTGGACCGTAAAACCGGTGGAGTATATATTCTGCAACCCTCCTATAACGGGGAAATAGCTCAATGGTACAAGGGGACAGCAGACGCGCTTCTGCAGAACTTGGACCTAATAAGCGATTCAGACGCGGATTATGTACTGATATTATCCGGGGATCAAGTATATACTATGAATTATCAGAATATTATAAATCAGCATATAGAATCTTCCAAGCCGGTCACAATTGCTTTTAAAGAGATAGATCCGTCAATGAATCAATCCCTTGGAATGTTAAGTGTTAACGATTCCAGAGTGATCACCGGTTTTGTGGAGAAACCCCGTTCGTCAAACTACAAGTATGCCTTTATGGGGATATATCTTTTCAACAGAGAGTATCTGATCAAATCGTTGTATAATAAGCCGAGAGATTTGGTTTTTGATTTGTTGATGCCCCAAATAGAGGATAGAATGGTGGGGGGATATGAATTTAAATCATTCTGGCAGGATGTAGGTTCACTGTCAGTTTATTATAGAACATCAATGGGTTTGTTGGAGGACCGTTCCTTTCTGCTGGATAAGGATTTGCCGATGTTTACAAGGAACAAGGAGCTGGCTCCTTCAAGATTTCTTTCAGAAAGCAATGTTACCAATTCGATTTTAGGAAGTGGTTGCACTATTAGCGGTAATGTTGAAAATTCCATCATTTTTCCGGGAGTATATATATCTGAAGGAGTATCCATTGAAGATAGCATCATACTGCCTTTCTCAAAGATAAATAGAAATGCTGTAATAAAAAGTGCGGTAATTGATAAAATGGTTAAGGTAGAAGAAGATGTGATTATCGGAGTTGATACTGACGATTCTTCCGGTGGATTTATAACAACTATAGGTAAGGGAAGTAAGATAAAGAAGAATACAAAAATCGGAAAAGGAACTATGGTTGAACCTGAGAGTATAGTTTCGGAGGATTTGGTTTGATTGATTTAGTTGCTTTTATACTGGCTGGCGGAAAGGGTCAGAGATTAAGTGCTCTAACAAGATACAGAGCAAAACCGGCTGTTCCGTTCGCTGGAGCTTACAGAATAATTGATTTTACATTGACAAATTGCGTAAGATCCGGGATATCACGTGTTTTTGTCCTTACTCAGTATATTTCACGTTCACTTGTGCGGCATCTTGGAATAGGGAAACCCTGGGACCTTGACAGAAGAGAGGGGGGGCTCGCGCTCCTTCATCCCCGGTTGGGTTATAAGGGAGCTGACTGGTATAAAGGGACAGCTGACGCGATTTATCAGAATATCCACGTCTTGGAAGAACTCGAGCGTGAAAATGTCCTTATTCTCTCGGGTGATCATGTCTACAGGGAAGATTACGGCAAGTTTCTGGAATTTCACTTAGAATCCGGGGCAAATGCCACAATGGGAGTTGTTGACGTTCCAGATGAACTAATAAACCAATGTGGTATAGCGACTGTCGATTCAGATGGAAATATTGAGATGTTTGAGGAAAAACCGGAGAGAAGCGACAGTAATCTTGCTTCAATGGGAATATATATTTTTAAGAGAAAATTCCTGATATCTATCCTCAAAAGGTTGAAAAAGAAATATGAGAACCTGGATTTCGGCAAACACATTATTCCATACCTAACTTCGAATAAACAGTTGTCCGCGTATAGATTCAAGGGATATTGGCTGGATATAGGAACAATAAAGAGCTACTTCAGAGCCAGCCAGGGTTTGCTTGATCCCCGCTTCGGGTTTGATTTCTACAGTAATTCAAGTATCCTGACAGTTCCCGACGACAACCCGCCAATGGCCATCGGGAAAGGTGTTTCTGTAAGGAATTCCATGATATGCGGGGGATGCTTTATAAGAGGTGATGTTTCTTCCTCTATTTTATCACCGGGAGTTGAGATCGAGGAAGGCGCGGTTGTAGAGAACTCGATTATTTTCCACAGGTGCCGGATTGGAGCGGGAGCTAGAATAAAGAATACTATTATAGACAAAGGTTCTGAAGTTGGGGAAGAAACATCAATAGGTTATGGGGATAAAAATATTGTTAACATTCTTCAACCATCATACCTTGATTCCGGGATTACACTGATAGGTAGAAGAACCATAATACCCGCGGGTATCAGTGTAGGCACCAATTGTCTTTTAACCGGGTCACCAAGAGAAGCAATGATTGATAAGAGGGATTACCCCGATGGTAATTTTTTTGTTTCGGAGAGAGAAGAACCCTGAACAGGATCGACAAAAATAGTCAGCCGGTTTCCGGGATAGAGTTTGTTCTTTTTTATATTTGTATTCCATTTCAGAATATCAGCGATAGAAGTACCGTATTTGCTTGAAATAGAGCTTAATGTATCTCCTTCTTTTACTATATAAATCATTTTTGTTTTCTTGGCATTACCTTCCACGGGGATAAAGCCGGGAGGGACGAAAATCGACAATTCCCTGCCCGGTTTGATAAGAGAAGAGTATTCGAGGTTATTCCATAACCTAAGGTCTTTAAGATCAGTTTCGAAGATTTCGGCAATTTCACTCAAGTTATCACCTTGTTTAACTTTATATATTATTTTCTTGTGATTCGAGGGAACTCTTTTCTTTTTAATTCTGATTTTGTCCGGCAAATTAGGCGCTTCAAGATAAGGAGAATGTGTTCCAGCAATCAAATTGTTTTCTACTTCTTTTACGGGAACCATAAGTGTCTGTCCGGCGCGGATTAACCGTGGAGTTCGAATCTTATTTATACGAATTAATTCCGACTGCGAAATATCATATAGTGAAGCTATTGTTGATATAGTTTCTCCACTCTTTATCACATGCCTGTGCCAGGAAACTCGCTGGGAAGGGTCAATGCCGGACAGTATTTTTAATACCTTTAATCCCTTTCCTTCGGGAACCTTTAATCTGATTGACATGTTTGGAGGAGTAGCCCATCTTTTGAGTGCCGGATTAAGTTTCTTCATGTGAGTGAATGTGCAGTTAGCAGCTTTCGCGATAAGTCTCAAGTCTGTGGATTTCTTTACTTCAATAAGATCGAATTTCAGGGGTGATTCTGTCGGCTTCTTGAATCCGTACTTTTCGGGTGATCTTCCGATAGTAAGAGCCGCCATGAACTTTGGGACAAACCATCGAGTTTGGTCGGGCAGCCTTAAACGCCAGTAGTTTCTGGTTTGCTGTCGTGAAATAGCGTATGCCACGCGATATTGACCGCTATTATAAGCCGCCAGAGCTAATTGCCAATCACCAAAAAGATTATGCAAATGTTTTAGATAGTGAGCCGCCGCGTAGGTAGAAGCGATTATATCTCTCCGTTCATCGATCCACCAGTTGATGCGAAGGTTAAACGTTCTTCCAGTACCGGCCAGAAATTGCCAGGGACCAACCGCTTTAGCATATGAACGAGCCCTGGGGTTCAGTCCGCTTTCTATTACAGCCAAATAGAGAAAATCACGGCTTATGTTATTTTCCACCAGAATAGGTTCGATAATATCTCTGTATTTTGCTACTCGTTCAAGCCATCTCTGAAAAGTTCTTCGCCCTTTACTCTGGAAATGATCAAGCCAGTGTTTTGTTCTCCAGTTGTAAACTATTTCTATTTTTTCTTCTACGACATGATTTCTGGCAATAGAATCAAGAAGGGCATTAACGTGAGTTTCCCATCCTCTTTCATTAATTTCATCAATAGCCCTATGTCTTAACGCGAGAGTTTCTTCCTTAAGTGAATCAAGATAAAGACAGATCGATTTTGAAGGGTTTGTGTTTATTAATTCAGAAATATTTTTCAGCAATGAGTCGCAGGATGAAACGGTAGTCTTCAGATCTCCGAGGTAATAGAAGTATGTTGCCCTGTCGTGAGCATTCCTGTACTGGATAAGATGTGGAAATATTAAATAAACACTTTCAGAACGATATTTCCTGTCAATACCCTTTTTGGCAAAGGGGAAGAAACAACCCTGGGCGGCAAATACCGTCGTTATAATTAGTAAAATTAAATATCTGTGTTTCATAAAGTTAACTCACTTTTAGGGATAAATATAGTTTATTTGACTCTATATATCAAGATTTTCGAATAATACCTAACTCATTCTTTTATATGTAGTAAAATTCTGTTTTATAAATAATTACTTACTATCGGGTAGAAAATATTTTCTGTTTAGTGTATACTTGTATGTAAGGAACTATTTGCGTGTGCGCAAGACGCTTGGATATCGATGATTTGAGCGGGATCGCTACAATTTTGTTTAATAGATAATATAAGAATTCCTCACTGGCAGACAAGTAGGCATTATGCACCGGGAATTAAAAAAAGATTATCACGATTTTCTTTTAAATCTTATTCCAAGACATTTACTTTCAGATGAGCGTATCGAGAGTATTATTGACGCTCTCTCCCTTAATGACCGCAAAAATCTGGTAAGAGAGGCATACCTTTCCATGGAGGAACTGCGCGAAAAAGGTGTTTTTATTAAGAAAGGGGTTAGAGAATCCGGAAATAGAATTAATATCGAATACGAAGAGGTCGGAAATCAAAAACGATTTACACTCGAGATGAATAAAAGTGAATTAAAGGCAGTATCACCATTAAAAAGTGAGGAAGAGCAAAAGGAACTTATCCCCGGAGTTTTCGCGAAGATAATTTCCGCTTTATCTTTAAATAGTTCCATGACTATTGTGGGTAAGATTAATAAAATATTGTCGTTGGCCCCGCGGGTTAAAGCAAATTCAAGAGCTTTTCTGTTACTGAACAACAAATTGAATATAGTCGGCACTCATAGCAGTAAAAATATTTTTGAAAAAGATATCGATGATATTTTAAAAAACCAGCTTTACGGAAAAGTATTAAAAAGAAAGAGACTTCTTATTATATTAGATTCTTTGGGAATGAAGAATAGCTTCTTCGAATTAAACAATAATGTAAAAAAACTCGTTTTGTTCCCTTTGATTTCTGCGGGAAAAAAGATCGGAGTCTTGGAGATACACTGTTTTAACGGTGATGATATTGGAAAAGCAACTTTACTAAATTTATTCATTGTGGGACAGGGAATAATAAGGCTGCTTAAAAATAGCATTCAATTAGAACAGATGGTGTCCGTAGATAAACTGACAGGTGTAAATAATCGAAATTATTATGAAACTCAAGTACCCCTTGAGCTCGAGAGAGCCTCGAGGGACAAGAAGTTTCTCGCGTTTTTGATTATGGATATTGATCACTTCAAGGTGTTCAATGATAAGTACGGCCACGATACAGGGGATGAAGTGCTGAGACTTATTGCCAGGACGATTAAGAGCCATTTGAGAAAAATTGATCTTTTCATCCGTTTTGGAGGCGAAGAGTTTGTTGCTGTGCTTCCCGGCGCCAATAGAGAGGCGGCGATGAGAACCGCCGAGCGTCTGAGAAATGTTATTGAAAAGACTAAATTCACGATGGAAGATGGGAAAGAGCTCAATATTACGATAAGCATAGGAGGGTCAATTTTTCCCGTTGACGCTAAAAATCAGACTGAACTTTTCAAAAACGCGGACAAGTCGTTGTTGAAGGCGAAAAGGAATGGAAGGAACAGAGTTATTTTCTTTTAGAGTTTTTTGAATTGGCAGTATCTATATCTTTGAATACGCACGGGGGTTTTCCGTTAGTAACGGTGTATAGCATTAAAATAGACCGAAGGCCGTTGGAGGTATGTGATGTTAGTGTGGTGGGGCCTTTTTTATATGCTCGGGGCTCTTGCAGTCCCTTCAATTACTACATTAGTAATTATTCAGCCGATAATATTAGTTCTGTACTTCTTATCCCGCCGGCGCTCTGGAAGAAGAGACGCGGGATACTTTTATTCAAACCCATTTAGAATCAGTCCGGAGAACAGGTTCTTTCTTATATGCATTACATCTATTGTGTTCTTAGTAAGTGGTATGGAATCAAATAGAGAAAGGGTTGTTAAACAGAATAATAAAACTTTTGATTCCACCCAGGATAAATCCGGCAATAGTTATAAATTAGAAAAAGATATTACCAAACCGATTAACTCTCTTAGAGAATTACTGCTTGAGCAGCTTTCAGGAAAACCGCTGTCGCTGAAAAGCAGGAAGATGCTCAGAGCGCTGATACTATCGGATAGAAAAGGACTTTCCTATAACTTAAAAAGTAACTACAGATATCTCGGCATCTCTCATTTTCTTGCTTTGAGCGGGTTGCATTTGGGTTTGATAGTAATTCCGCTATCGGCTCTTTTAATGCTCTCTGGTATTCCGAGAAGATGGAAAGAATTAATAGTTTTGTTTTTTGTGCTTTCTTACACTGCTTTAGCGGATTTTCCACCGTCACTTATGAGAGCTTCAGCGCTGTATTTTTCAATAAGTTTATATAGATTTATAAATATTCGCGCGAATTTTACGAATTCTCTTATTTTTGGATCACTTCTGATTTTACTTTTCGATAAATATATAATTTTCAACGTTGGTTTTCAGCTTTCGTTTCTTGCCGTAGCCGCGATAGGGTCTCTTGGAATTCCAATTATCGACAGGATAAGAGTAATTATTCCCGGGAACAATTCCAG of the Candidatus Krumholzibacteriota bacterium genome contains:
- a CDS encoding glucose-1-phosphate adenylyltransferase family protein, which encodes MIDLVAFILAGGKGQRLSALTRYRAKPAVPFAGAYRIIDFTLTNCVRSGISRVFVLTQYISRSLVRHLGIGKPWDLDRREGGLALLHPRLGYKGADWYKGTADAIYQNIHVLEELERENVLILSGDHVYREDYGKFLEFHLESGANATMGVVDVPDELINQCGIATVDSDGNIEMFEEKPERSDSNLASMGIYIFKRKFLISILKRLKKKYENLDFGKHIIPYLTSNKQLSAYRFKGYWLDIGTIKSYFRASQGLLDPRFGFDFYSNSSILTVPDDNPPMAIGKGVSVRNSMICGGCFIRGDVSSSILSPGVEIEEGAVVENSIIFHRCRIGAGARIKNTIIDKGSEVGEETSIGYGDKNIVNILQPSYLDSGITLIGRRTIIPAGISVGTNCLLTGSPREAMIDKRDYPDGNFFVSEREEP
- a CDS encoding GGDEF domain-containing protein — protein: MHRELKKDYHDFLLNLIPRHLLSDERIESIIDALSLNDRKNLVREAYLSMEELREKGVFIKKGVRESGNRINIEYEEVGNQKRFTLEMNKSELKAVSPLKSEEEQKELIPGVFAKIISALSLNSSMTIVGKINKILSLAPRVKANSRAFLLLNNKLNIVGTHSSKNIFEKDIDDILKNQLYGKVLKRKRLLIILDSLGMKNSFFELNNNVKKLVLFPLISAGKKIGVLEIHCFNGDDIGKATLLNLFIVGQGIIRLLKNSIQLEQMVSVDKLTGVNNRNYYETQVPLELERASRDKKFLAFLIMDIDHFKVFNDKYGHDTGDEVLRLIARTIKSHLRKIDLFIRFGGEEFVAVLPGANREAAMRTAERLRNVIEKTKFTMEDGKELNITISIGGSIFPVDAKNQTELFKNADKSLLKAKRNGRNRVIFF
- the glgD gene encoding glucose-1-phosphate adenylyltransferase subunit GlgD codes for the protein MKVISFILAGGSGKELGVLTRHRAKTAIPFGGRYRLIDFCLSNCANSGVKDIFVLAQYNPKSLINHIGMGKPWDLDRKTGGVYILQPSYNGEIAQWYKGTADALLQNLDLISDSDADYVLILSGDQVYTMNYQNIINQHIESSKPVTIAFKEIDPSMNQSLGMLSVNDSRVITGFVEKPRSSNYKYAFMGIYLFNREYLIKSLYNKPRDLVFDLLMPQIEDRMVGGYEFKSFWQDVGSLSVYYRTSMGLLEDRSFLLDKDLPMFTRNKELAPSRFLSESNVTNSILGSGCTISGNVENSIIFPGVYISEGVSIEDSIILPFSKINRNAVIKSAVIDKMVKVEEDVIIGVDTDDSSGGFITTIGKGSKIKKNTKIGKGTMVEPESIVSEDLV
- a CDS encoding LysM peptidoglycan-binding domain-containing protein, which codes for MKHRYLILLIITTVFAAQGCFFPFAKKGIDRKYRSESVYLIFPHLIQYRNAHDRATYFYYLGDLKTTVSSCDSLLKNISELINTNPSKSICLYLDSLKEETLALRHRAIDEINERGWETHVNALLDSIARNHVVEEKIEIVYNWRTKHWLDHFQSKGRRTFQRWLERVAKYRDIIEPILVENNISRDFLYLAVIESGLNPRARSYAKAVGPWQFLAGTGRTFNLRINWWIDERRDIIASTYAAAHYLKHLHNLFGDWQLALAAYNSGQYRVAYAISRQQTRNYWRLRLPDQTRWFVPKFMAALTIGRSPEKYGFKKPTESPLKFDLIEVKKSTDLRLIAKAANCTFTHMKKLNPALKRWATPPNMSIRLKVPEGKGLKVLKILSGIDPSQRVSWHRHVIKSGETISTIASLYDISQSELIRINKIRTPRLIRAGQTLMVPVKEVENNLIAGTHSPYLEAPNLPDKIRIKKKRVPSNHKKIIYKVKQGDNLSEIAEIFETDLKDLRLWNNLEYSSLIKPGRELSIFVPPGFIPVEGNAKKTKMIYIVKEGDTLSSISSKYGTSIADILKWNTNIKKNKLYPGNRLTIFVDPVQGSSLSETKKLPSG